In Paraburkholderia flava, one genomic interval encodes:
- a CDS encoding MerR family transcriptional regulator, with the protein MTATIEKVVLPPIPAKRYFTIGEVSELCGVKPHVLRYWEQEFTQLRPVKRRGNRRYYQHHEVLLIRRIRELLYEQGFTINGARNRLDSHGAVVHNAAADVAGVDEPNDTAAPQTTGAVDVDALRKALLKVLDALGR; encoded by the coding sequence ATGACAGCGACGATCGAAAAAGTCGTCTTGCCTCCGATTCCAGCAAAACGCTACTTCACCATCGGCGAGGTGAGCGAACTATGCGGCGTGAAGCCGCATGTGCTGCGTTACTGGGAGCAGGAGTTCACGCAGTTGCGTCCGGTGAAGCGTCGTGGCAACCGTCGCTATTATCAGCATCACGAGGTGCTGCTGATCCGGCGGATCCGCGAGCTGCTGTACGAGCAGGGCTTCACGATCAACGGCGCGCGCAACCGGCTGGACTCGCATGGTGCAGTCGTGCACAATGCCGCCGCCGATGTCGCGGGTGTCGATGAGCCGAACGACACAGCCGCCCCGCAAACGACAGGCGCCGTCGATGTCGATGCGTTGCGCAAGGCACTGTTGAAAGTGCTCGACGCGCTGGGCCGCTAA
- a CDS encoding integration host factor subunit alpha: MNEMNSSDFEALLAAQRSAMIRDIPTSSAGASGEAPTLTKAELAELLFDNVGLNKREAKDMVEAFFEVIRDALESGDSVKLSGFGNFQLRDKPQRPGRNPKTGEAIPIAARRVVTFHASQKLKALVENGAEASFAR, from the coding sequence ATGAATGAAATGAACTCGAGTGATTTCGAAGCCCTTCTTGCGGCGCAACGCAGCGCCATGATTCGCGATATCCCGACATCCTCCGCGGGCGCATCGGGCGAGGCGCCGACACTGACCAAAGCCGAGCTTGCCGAGTTGCTGTTCGATAATGTCGGACTCAACAAGCGGGAAGCGAAGGACATGGTCGAAGCTTTCTTCGAGGTGATTCGCGATGCACTGGAGAGCGGCGACAGCGTGAAGCTGTCGGGCTTCGGTAATTTCCAGTTGCGCGACAAGCCACAGCGTCCCGGCAGGAATCCGAAGACCGGCGAGGCGATTCCAATCGCCGCACGCCGCGTCGTCACGTTTCACGCAAGTCAAAAGCTGAAAGCGCTGGTAGAGAATGGCGCTGAAGCGAGTTTCGCGCGCTGA
- the rpmI gene encoding 50S ribosomal protein L35 has protein sequence MPKMKTKKSAAKRFVVRPGGTVKRGQAFKRHILTKKTTKNKRHLRGSTAVHESNLSSVRAMLPFA, from the coding sequence ATGCCGAAGATGAAGACCAAGAAGAGTGCTGCAAAGCGCTTCGTGGTGCGTCCGGGCGGTACCGTCAAGCGCGGTCAGGCCTTCAAGCGCCACATTCTTACCAAGAAAACCACCAAGAACAAGCGTCACCTGCGTGGCTCCACGGCAGTTCATGAGTCAAATCTGAGCTCCGTGCGCGCAATGCTGCCGTTCGCCTAA
- the pheT gene encoding phenylalanine--tRNA ligase subunit beta — protein MQFPESWLRTFVDPQLTTDQLSHALTMAGLEVEGLRPVAPPTSKIVVGQVLEVVKHPDADKLNVCQVDAGTGTTLNIVCGAPNVAPGIKVPVALVGAELPPAEEGGAPFAIKLSKLRGVESQGMLCSARELKLSEDHSGLLILPEATPIGQDIRETLNLDDTVFEIKLTPNKADCLSVFGVARETAAITGAPLHPLDIHPVAVTLNETLPVKISAPDLCGRFSGRVIRGVNARAKSPQWLVERLERSGQRSISALVDISNYVMLELGRPSHVFDLDKIHGGLDVRWGRRGETLKLLNGNTVELDETVGVISDEQHVESFAGIMGGDSTAVTLDTTNIYLEAAFWWPDSIRGRARRYNFSTDAAHRFERGVDYSTTVEHIERITQLILDVCGGAAGPVDDQIVNLPQRAPVKMRVSRANRIIGVAIGADEIAQIFTRLGLTFERDGDTFVVTPPPHRFDIEIEEDLIEEVARIYGFEKIPARPPVATSEMRATNETQRSIHTIRHALAARDYAETVNFSFVDAEWEQDFAGNDKPVRLLNPIASQLSVMRTTLFGSLISVLRHNLNRRADRVRVFEAGRVYLSDAAVKDGDLAVAGYAQPKMVGALAYGPTLEEQWGASTRAVDFFDVKGDLEALLAPAIVRFVKAEHPALHPGRSARIELEGHAVGWIGELHPRWMQKYDLPHAPILFEIATDALIQRALPTPSDVSKFPPVRRDIAVVVDQKIEVQALLDEMQKALSDDACKSVQRVALFDEFRPKSNTSSGLAEHEKSLAFRVTLQDTGGTLQDETVDTAIQTLVNRLARAYGARLRG, from the coding sequence ATGCAATTCCCGGAATCCTGGCTGAGAACCTTTGTCGATCCGCAACTGACGACGGATCAGCTGTCGCATGCGCTGACCATGGCGGGCCTCGAGGTCGAAGGGCTGCGCCCGGTTGCGCCGCCGACGTCGAAGATCGTCGTCGGGCAAGTGCTCGAGGTCGTCAAGCATCCGGATGCGGACAAGCTCAACGTCTGCCAGGTCGATGCCGGCACGGGCACGACGCTGAACATCGTCTGCGGCGCGCCGAATGTCGCGCCGGGCATCAAGGTGCCGGTCGCGCTCGTCGGTGCAGAACTGCCGCCGGCCGAAGAGGGCGGTGCACCGTTCGCGATCAAGCTGTCGAAGCTGCGCGGTGTCGAGAGCCAGGGCATGCTGTGCTCCGCGCGCGAACTGAAGCTGTCGGAAGATCACAGCGGTCTACTGATCCTGCCGGAAGCGACGCCGATCGGTCAGGACATCCGCGAAACGCTGAACCTCGACGACACCGTTTTCGAAATCAAGCTGACGCCGAACAAGGCCGACTGCCTGTCGGTGTTCGGCGTCGCGCGCGAAACTGCCGCGATCACCGGCGCGCCGCTGCATCCGCTCGACATTCATCCGGTAGCTGTGACGCTGAACGAAACGCTGCCGGTGAAGATCTCGGCGCCCGATCTGTGCGGCCGCTTTTCCGGTCGCGTGATTCGCGGCGTCAATGCGCGCGCGAAGTCGCCGCAATGGCTGGTCGAGCGTCTTGAGCGTTCGGGTCAACGCAGCATCTCCGCGCTCGTCGATATCTCGAACTACGTGATGCTCGAACTGGGCCGGCCGTCGCATGTGTTCGATCTCGACAAGATTCATGGCGGCCTCGATGTGCGCTGGGGCCGTCGCGGCGAAACGCTGAAGCTGCTGAACGGCAACACGGTCGAGCTCGACGAAACCGTCGGCGTGATCTCGGACGAGCAGCACGTGGAGAGCTTCGCGGGCATCATGGGCGGCGACAGCACGGCGGTCACGCTCGATACGACGAACATCTATCTCGAAGCCGCGTTCTGGTGGCCCGACAGCATTCGCGGTCGCGCGCGTCGCTATAATTTCTCGACCGACGCGGCGCACCGCTTCGAACGCGGCGTCGATTACTCGACGACCGTCGAGCATATCGAGCGCATCACGCAGCTGATTCTCGACGTCTGCGGCGGCGCAGCCGGTCCGGTCGATGACCAGATCGTCAATCTGCCGCAGCGCGCGCCGGTGAAGATGCGCGTGTCGCGCGCGAACCGCATCATCGGCGTCGCGATCGGTGCCGACGAGATCGCGCAGATTTTCACGCGCCTCGGTCTCACGTTCGAGCGCGACGGCGACACGTTCGTCGTCACGCCGCCGCCGCATCGCTTCGACATCGAAATCGAAGAGGATCTGATCGAGGAAGTCGCGCGTATCTACGGCTTCGAAAAGATTCCCGCGCGACCGCCGGTCGCGACGAGCGAAATGCGCGCGACCAACGAAACGCAACGCTCGATCCACACGATCCGTCACGCGCTCGCCGCGCGCGATTACGCGGAGACCGTGAACTTCAGTTTCGTCGACGCGGAGTGGGAGCAGGATTTCGCCGGCAACGACAAGCCGGTGCGACTGTTGAATCCGATTGCGAGCCAGCTGTCGGTGATGCGCACCACGCTGTTCGGCAGCCTCATCAGCGTATTGCGTCACAACCTGAATCGTCGTGCCGATCGCGTTCGCGTGTTCGAAGCTGGGCGCGTGTATCTGTCCGACGCGGCGGTGAAGGATGGTGATCTTGCAGTCGCAGGCTACGCGCAGCCGAAGATGGTCGGCGCGCTCGCGTACGGTCCCACGCTCGAAGAGCAGTGGGGCGCGTCGACACGCGCGGTCGATTTCTTCGACGTGAAGGGCGACCTCGAAGCGCTGCTCGCACCCGCAATCGTACGTTTCGTGAAGGCCGAACATCCGGCGCTGCATCCGGGACGCAGCGCGCGTATCGAACTCGAGGGTCACGCGGTCGGCTGGATCGGCGAACTGCATCCGCGCTGGATGCAGAAATACGATCTGCCGCATGCGCCGATTCTGTTCGAGATTGCCACCGACGCATTAATTCAGCGTGCGTTGCCGACGCCTTCGGATGTCTCTAAATTCCCGCCGGTGCGGCGTGATATTGCTGTCGTTGTCGATCAGAAAATCGAGGTTCAGGCACTGCTCGACGAGATGCAAAAGGCCCTTTCCGACGACGCCTGCAAGAGCGTTCAAAGGGTTGCGCTTTTCGATGAATTTCGTCCAAAATCAAATACTTCCAGTGGGTTGGCTGAGCACGAGAAAAGCCTTGCGTTCCGTGTAACCTTGCAAGATACTGGCGGGACACTTCAGGATGAAACGGTCGATACGGCCATTCAGACTCTGGTGAATCGTCTGGCTCGAGCATATGGCGCACGGCTGCGCGGATAA
- the thrS gene encoding threonine--tRNA ligase produces the protein MVSIRLPDGSVRQYEHPVTVAEVAASIGPGLAKAALGGKIDGELVDTSALIDHDVSLAIVTEKDADGLDIIRHSTAHLLAYAVKDLYPEAQVTIGPVIDNGFYYDFAYSRPFTPEDLEKIEKRMQELAKKDEPVSRRVVSRDEAVDYFKSIGEKYKAEIIESIPATDEIKLYSHGGFTDLCRGPHVPSTGKLKVFKLMKLAGAYWRGDAKNEQLQRIYGTAWTKKEDQDAYLHMLEEAEKRDHRKLGKQLDLFHMQDESPGMVFWHPRGWTLWQQVEQYMRRRVNDAGYLEIKTPMIMDRSLWEASGHWQNYRENMFTTESEKRDYAIKPMNCPGHVQVFNHGLRSYRDLPLRYAEFGSCHRNEASGALHGLMRVRGFVQDDAHIFCTEEQFISESIAFNTLAMSVYKDFGFDQVDIKLSLRPDARAGTDETWDRAEQGLREALTACGVTWEELPGEGAFYGPKVEYHIKDALGRSWQCGTLQLDMVLPERLGAEYVAEDNGRRRPIMLHRAIVGSMERFLGILIEHHAGAMPSWLAPMQVVVMNIAENQAEYTCQVAQTLQKQGLRVEADLRNEKISYKIREHTLEKVPYLLVVGDKERDAQTVAVRARGGVDLGVMPVEAFVERLREDVQAFR, from the coding sequence ATGGTTTCGATACGTTTGCCTGACGGTTCTGTTCGACAGTACGAGCATCCGGTCACGGTCGCGGAAGTTGCCGCGTCGATCGGCCCGGGTCTCGCGAAGGCCGCGTTGGGCGGCAAGATCGACGGCGAGCTCGTCGATACGTCCGCGTTGATCGATCATGACGTGTCGCTCGCGATCGTCACCGAGAAAGACGCCGATGGCCTCGACATCATCCGTCACTCGACCGCGCACTTGCTCGCCTATGCGGTGAAGGATCTGTATCCGGAAGCGCAGGTCACGATCGGTCCGGTGATCGACAACGGCTTCTACTACGACTTCGCGTACAGCCGTCCCTTCACGCCGGAAGATCTCGAGAAGATCGAGAAGCGCATGCAGGAGCTCGCGAAGAAAGACGAGCCGGTGTCGCGCCGTGTCGTGTCGCGCGACGAGGCGGTCGATTACTTCAAGAGCATCGGCGAGAAGTACAAGGCGGAGATCATCGAATCGATTCCGGCTACCGATGAAATCAAGCTCTATTCGCACGGCGGCTTCACCGATCTGTGCCGCGGTCCGCACGTGCCGTCGACGGGCAAGCTGAAGGTCTTCAAGCTGATGAAGCTCGCGGGCGCGTACTGGCGCGGCGATGCGAAGAACGAACAGCTGCAGCGCATCTACGGTACCGCTTGGACGAAGAAGGAAGATCAGGACGCGTATCTGCACATGCTGGAAGAGGCCGAGAAGCGCGATCACCGCAAGCTCGGCAAGCAGCTCGATCTGTTCCACATGCAGGACGAGTCGCCGGGCATGGTGTTCTGGCATCCGCGCGGCTGGACGCTGTGGCAGCAGGTCGAGCAGTACATGCGCCGTCGCGTGAACGATGCCGGCTATCTCGAGATCAAGACGCCGATGATCATGGACCGCTCGCTGTGGGAAGCGTCGGGCCACTGGCAAAATTATCGCGAGAACATGTTCACGACGGAGTCGGAGAAGCGCGACTATGCGATCAAGCCGATGAACTGTCCGGGGCACGTGCAGGTGTTCAATCACGGGCTGCGCTCGTATCGCGATCTGCCGCTGCGCTACGCCGAATTCGGCTCGTGCCATCGTAACGAGGCGTCGGGCGCACTGCATGGGCTCATGCGCGTGCGCGGTTTCGTGCAGGACGACGCACATATTTTCTGTACCGAAGAGCAGTTCATCAGCGAGTCGATTGCGTTCAATACGCTGGCGATGAGCGTCTACAAGGACTTCGGGTTCGATCAGGTCGACATCAAGCTGTCGCTGCGCCCGGATGCGCGCGCCGGTACCGACGAAACCTGGGATCGCGCGGAGCAGGGGTTGCGCGAGGCGCTGACTGCGTGCGGCGTCACGTGGGAAGAATTGCCCGGCGAGGGCGCGTTCTACGGTCCGAAGGTCGAATATCACATCAAGGATGCGCTCGGCCGGTCGTGGCAGTGCGGCACGCTGCAGCTCGACATGGTGCTGCCGGAGCGGCTCGGCGCGGAATACGTGGCCGAGGATAATGGCCGTCGCCGGCCGATCATGCTGCACCGGGCGATCGTCGGGTCGATGGAGCGTTTTCTCGGTATTCTAATCGAGCACCATGCTGGTGCAATGCCGTCCTGGCTCGCGCCGATGCAGGTGGTCGTGATGAATATCGCGGAAAATCAGGCCGAATACACCTGTCAGGTGGCCCAAACGTTGCAAAAACAAGGGCTTAGAGTAGAGGCCGATTTGCGCAACGAGAAAATAAGCTATAAAATACGCGAGCACACGCTCGAAAAGGTGCCGTACCTCCTTGTGGTCGGCGATAAAGAGCGTGATGCACAAACGGTAGCCGTGCGTGCCCGTGGCGGCGTCGATCTGGGCGTAATGCCGGTCGAAGCCTTTGTCGAGCGCCTGCGTGAAGACGTGCAGGCGTTTCGCTGA
- the infC gene encoding translation initiation factor IF-3 gives MATEKPHRINGEITAPEVRLVGVDNEPLGIVKLADAFRLSEQQDVDLVEIAPQAVPPVCRLMDYGKFKYQEAKKQHEAKLKQKVIQVKEVKFRPGTDDGDYNVKLRNLIRFLEDGDKTKITLRFRGREMAHQEIGMRVLERLRTDLDEVGQVEQMPKMEGRQMIMVLAPKKKK, from the coding sequence ATCGCTACGGAAAAGCCGCATCGCATCAACGGCGAAATAACCGCACCTGAGGTGCGTCTCGTCGGAGTCGACAACGAACCGCTGGGCATCGTGAAACTCGCCGATGCTTTCCGACTGTCGGAGCAGCAGGACGTTGATCTGGTCGAAATTGCTCCGCAGGCGGTACCGCCTGTTTGCCGCCTGATGGACTACGGCAAATTCAAGTACCAGGAAGCGAAGAAGCAACACGAGGCCAAGCTCAAGCAGAAGGTCATCCAGGTCAAGGAAGTCAAATTCCGGCCGGGTACCGACGACGGGGATTACAACGTGAAGCTGCGTAATCTCATACGCTTCCTCGAGGACGGCGACAAGACGAAGATCACGCTGCGTTTCCGTGGCCGCGAAATGGCCCACCAGGAAATTGGTATGCGCGTGCTCGAGCGCCTGCGCACCGACCTCGACGAAGTCGGTCAGGTCGAGCAGATGCCGAAGATGGAAGGGCGCCAGATGATCATGGTTCTCGCGCCGAAGAAAAAGAAGTGA
- the pheS gene encoding phenylalanine--tRNA ligase subunit alpha, translated as MDLDQIVVDAQKAFELATDITTLENEKARFLGKSGVLTDLLKGLGKLDPDTRKTEGARINVAKQQVEAALTARRQALADALLNQRLAAEAIDVTLPGRGTGTGSLHPVMRTWERVEQIFRTIGFDVADGPEIETDWYNFTALNSPENHPARSMQDTFYVEGNDAQGRPLLLRTHTSPMQVRYARMNKPPIKVIAPGRTYRVDSDATHSPMFNQVEGLWIDENISFADLKGVYTDFLKKFFERDDILVRFRPSYFPFTEPSAEIDMMFEHGKNAGKWLEISGSGQVHPTVIRNMGLDPERYIGFAFGSGLERLTMLRYGVQDLRLFFENDLRFLRQFA; from the coding sequence ATGGATCTGGACCAGATTGTCGTCGACGCGCAGAAAGCGTTCGAACTCGCCACTGACATCACGACCCTCGAAAACGAGAAAGCCCGCTTTCTCGGCAAGTCGGGTGTACTGACCGATTTGCTCAAGGGCCTGGGCAAGCTCGATCCCGACACGCGCAAGACCGAAGGCGCACGCATTAACGTCGCCAAGCAGCAGGTCGAAGCCGCGCTGACGGCGCGCCGTCAGGCGCTCGCCGATGCGCTGCTGAACCAGCGTCTCGCCGCCGAGGCGATCGACGTCACGCTGCCCGGTCGCGGTACCGGCACCGGTAGCCTGCATCCGGTGATGCGCACGTGGGAGCGCGTCGAACAGATTTTCCGTACGATTGGTTTCGATGTGGCCGACGGCCCCGAGATCGAAACCGACTGGTACAACTTCACCGCATTGAACAGCCCCGAGAACCATCCGGCGCGTTCGATGCAGGACACGTTCTACGTCGAGGGCAACGATGCGCAAGGGCGCCCGCTACTGCTGCGTACGCATACGAGTCCGATGCAGGTCCGCTACGCGCGCATGAACAAGCCGCCGATCAAGGTGATCGCGCCGGGCCGCACGTACCGCGTCGACAGCGATGCGACACACTCGCCGATGTTCAATCAGGTCGAAGGCCTGTGGATCGACGAGAACATCAGCTTCGCTGATCTAAAGGGCGTCTACACGGATTTCCTGAAGAAATTCTTCGAGCGCGACGACATTCTCGTGCGCTTCCGCCCGTCGTATTTTCCGTTCACCGAGCCGTCCGCCGAGATCGACATGATGTTCGAGCACGGCAAGAACGCCGGCAAGTGGCTCGAGATTTCCGGTTCGGGTCAGGTGCATCCCACCGTGATCCGCAACATGGGCCTCGACCCGGAGCGCTACATCGGCTTTGCGTTCGGCAGCGGCCTCGAGCGGCTGACGATGCTGCGTTACGGCGTGCAGGATCTGCGTCTGTTCTTCGAGAACGACCTGCGTTTCCTGCGCCAGTTCGCCTGA
- the rplT gene encoding 50S ribosomal protein L20 — protein MPRVKRGVTARARHKKIIKLAKGYRGRRNNVYRIAKQAVMRAGQYAYRDRRNKKRVFRALWITRINAAVRQHDMTYSVFINGLKKASIELDRKVLADMAVFDKAAFAAIVQQVKAAVAA, from the coding sequence ATGCCTAGAGTCAAACGTGGGGTTACCGCACGGGCCCGCCACAAGAAGATCATCAAGCTGGCCAAGGGTTACCGCGGCCGTCGCAATAACGTCTATCGCATCGCCAAGCAGGCGGTCATGCGCGCCGGGCAATATGCCTATCGCGATCGCCGCAACAAGAAGCGTGTGTTCCGCGCACTGTGGATCACGCGTATCAACGCGGCGGTGCGTCAGCACGACATGACGTACAGCGTGTTCATCAACGGCCTGAAGAAGGCTTCGATCGAACTCGACCGCAAGGTGCTGGCCGACATGGCTGTGTTCGACAAGGCCGCTTTTGCTGCGATCGTTCAGCAGGTGAAAGCCGCCGTTGCAGCCTGA